The genome window AATGAGAGTATGTTTATAAAaacagtatttatattttttatttgtaggaCTTTATTGTTAACTTTTGCAATAAAGTTGTGCGGCCCTGTTGTTGTGTGATTTTGCAGGTGTATTAATCTGCTTCTCTTGCGCATGATGGCATGCATGCTGTGATTTGTTTGTATTACGGAAGGATTTTTCTTTCCTCTGGGGTTGTTAAAATATAGTGAAactaactctctctctttctttctcgaTTTCTCCCTCCTTCTCTAGTTAACCTTATTTTGGGAATCTGGTGCTGCTACATGGTGATTTGGGGTTCTTCCTGTCACACCAACAAAAGATCTTTTGTCGTAACTTTTCGCACATTTTGGCAAATCCAAAAAAGTGAGAGATGCACAAATGTTATGAAGGTTTTGCTGTCGAATGGCATTTATTCTTTGGGCAAATGGTTGTTTCTACTCAAGGGCACAGCAAATTTACACAGAACAGAAAGATCGGCATCAAACCAAACATCTTATTCATTCAAGGCCAGAGTTGACCTGAACCCAGCTTGAACAAGTCTGCTGGACTGTCTTAGGGATCAGCCAGAGAATGTGGACAACAGCTGCACCCCATCTGATCGGACTGTAGTGTCTTTTTTGATTGACTTCGATGGCTGAATGTAGAATGTAGTGTGACACCACATAAACGGCTAGAAACACCACTACATACGTTTTTCATTCCTTCATTAATGCAATGAAATTTGTTTTTCCTATTATAGATTTCAACcgtatctttttattttatctttgtttACCCCATTATGTGATCAAAGCTTGATTTATCTATTGTTTACCCTCTCTCTTTGAAAATGAATGCATCCCATACCACTCTCTTGAACACCTGTTGCTTCTTACATAATGATTTGAAGATATATCTGAGAAGGGAACTGTATGAACTGAACATGATTTGACATGATTTTAACAGCAATCTAGATTTGAGCTGTTTATATGGTCATTTTAGTCAAAAATTGTGAATTTGATTTTGTTAGGCATGGTTGACGCCAGATCAGTGCTGTCCCAATTTTAAAACGATTTCATATAGCCATTTAAAATGTGTGAGCTCATTATTGAGCTCATCTGCTTTTACAAGGTGAGATTTTTGAGTCTCCCAGAAAGTCATTCAACTCACGAGTACATAACTGAAATATTCGTAAGACAGGAATGtttgaaaaactacatgcatgcATAAATTCACTAGAgaagtatttaaaataatttttgtgatttGAAGTGGGTTAAATTTGTTTttgtgccgtgtgtgtgtgtattctcacCCTAGCAAACGATGTGTATCTGTGGGTGTGCTGTGAATGCATATTCGTGTTCTTTtacactttttatatatatatatatatatataaatataaatatggcgTATATTTGACCTGCCATCTTACCAGTCGATTTGCTATTTAAACAGGTATgggcactttttttttattttaaagcgcTGCCTCCAgatttgcatgttttattttgATGTTCTGTTTGACCATAAAATGAAAAGCATATGTAGCCGTGTTGTTTGGAGACCCTGTATAACATTtgcttatttttgtaaacaaaagtAGTCAGAAGTATATAGCTGTGAATGTAGTAAAGGAAGTAAAGTTTTAATATAAACCGTACTCTCTGTCTGCTTTAATTATAGGAATAATATATATGCCTGTTTTTTATGTATATTGACTATGTACTAATGATATGGTTATTGCACAAAAATGTTGAAACATATACACAGGTTAAATGAATACTCAGGGTTAAATAATCAGGCATGACACATACTACCAACCATGCAAGAGGAATGTTTATTGATTCACAAGtttataaaatgctaaatatggAAGATATATTAAAGTATTTACAAAGTATGGTTGTGCTAAAAGTGTGGAGATCAGAGGAGTTATACGtatatatttttggtttgttGTTTTTGCATTAATATAAAATGAGTATCACAACTCGAGTATATGTGAAATGtgtccagttaaaaaaaaaaaaaaaaaaaaagaaaagggaaacCGGGAGAATttacattaaagaaaaaaaggacttactgGTAAATATTCTGCTTCTCCCCAACACCCATCATATTGATTCtgaacatatggattactttaattctgcctttatgtgctttttggtacCCAATCACtagcattgtttggacctaccatgctgagatattcttctaaatatgtgttcagcagaagaaagtcagtcatacacatctgggatggcatgagggtgagtaaataagaaaattataatttttgggtgaaatatccctttaaggaataTAGGAACATGTATTCTAAATTCAATATACTGGTACTGATTGATCACCAGCAACAGGAAATACGGAGGCAAACTGAACCCTCCCTGGAATGATTAGGAAGTGTGAATTAGGGAATGACACGGCTTACTAATAATCAGTATCTCTAGGAATGTATTGTTTCATAACACTGTTTGGTCAGAAAGAGGTTTCATAATTCTGATtggtaaataaaaaaagcacttttTGCATCTAATATTTTGTGGCCACATTCTGCACCGCATAATTACAACACATTGCCATTTTTGATAAATAATTAAGATTGTGATAGTACGTTATAATAGTTACATTCAATTTAATTACTATATCATGTTTATGCAAAAATGCCATGTTACTGACACTGAAAAACTTAGTTCAACTACAATGATAAACCCTGAGTTTAGGAGCATTATGATAattcttttctattttttaaaggaatatttccagttcaatacaagctaagctcaatcgacagcatttgtggcatgatgttgattaccacaaaaaattattttgtttcattcCATCTTTGAAAAAAGTGAAAacggaggttacagtgaggcacttacaatggaagtgaatggggccaattttcggAGGATTTcaaagcaaaaatgtgaagcttgtaattttataataaaaacacattaattcgCATAATTTAaaactcttgtattatttgagctctaaAGTAGTTTAATTCATCATTTCTACAGTCGTTTTGGGTTTGATGACATGATATCGTCATGGCAAAGAtgttgtaaaattagctataactttacactgaaaaggttagtaagggactttatcacacaaacaaaaatgtaacatgcatattgtgtcttgtggctatactttataaatagtgagtatttaaacatttatggattggccccattcacttccattgtaagtgccttaatataatacagatttcttttttttttaagaaaaggaggggcaagtcaaaaaaagaaattgtggtaattaatattatgctacAACTGAACTTaccttgtactgaacccagaatattcctttaactgtagtATACACTTACCCAAAGTCAGTAAATCTTAAAATCCTTTACATTGTAAAATAGAAAGTGCTACATCCAAACAGCACCAGACCTGATACAGTTCAGTGTGAGTTATGTTTCCTTTCTTCGAAACCTCAAACCCCACACATGGGAAAAGGGGAACCATCACATCTAACAGGAAGTGATATACCCAAAGCGTTGGATCTTAATCCCGCTTCACAGCACGAGGTTTGTAGTGGATCACTGTCACAGTCACCCACATGTTCAGAATGCTCATGACGACAAACCGAATGAGAACTGGAGAAGAAAGAAGAGTAAGTTCATGTCCTAGTCGACCAAACCATCAGTACTTTAATTCAAAAACGTCCAATCAGGAAGCTCTGACTGACCTTGTGTGTCTCCTGTGGTGATCATGGTAGTGAAGATCCTCGCTGACAAAAACAACACAATATCAGGTTTAAGAATTCCAAGCCCAAATGCTTGTTATTTAAGTCATTTATCTTTAATTTCCcttcatgtgtctgtgtgtcactTACTTAGGCATGTATATGTGGCTAGGCTCCAGGTGAGAGTGCTGACCTGTCCAGAATTCTTTGAACGCCACATACACTGAAGCTGTGCCAGTTTGCTGCCTGCACTAATGAATGTGCACAGACTCTGAGAGCATCAAAAACAGAATAACctgtaaataaattaatacactaATCCAAGAACATATAGAAGCAGTAGTAGAGTTTCTCACCATTGCCAGATCAATCACCCATTTCTGTACTGTCAGCAGCTGCCATCCACCAACAAACCTGATACTTGTAGTTAAGGATAAAGGAAATGATCATATAGGCTGCGTTACATATTGTtgtagattaaattaaattaaattgggaCAGTCCCCaccaattttgttttatattggtTGTTGTGTTTGTGAGAGAAAGGGGTGCAAGGATACACTGCGGCGTAAATGAGGCTGTGCTTCATGTTCTTGTTGTAATACAGAATCAAAAGGAGCACAACGACATCTGTGGGAACAGAGATGAACACTCAAACTCAAGCCTCATCATGTGAAAAAACAACATGCTGCTCCCTCAGAAGCTCCTCTGTAAACCAAACTCACCTTGTGCTATGAGGATCGGATACTCCAGGTATGTGAGAGGTGGATAATCATAGTACATCTGATAGGACATGAACACTATAAACCTGCACACACAGAGAGGGAGAATAATAGGTACAGAGTTTGAAACAAAAGGAAAAGATTTCCATAGGTTTTGCTTTGGCCGTAACATTCCAAACTTGTTGCCAATACTTAGCATACCTTAAATATGATAATAATGCTGCATGCTATAATGTTATGCATTTGAcaaataaactttgatttgatttaatacaTTGTGAAAATTACACTAGAATATATTCAAAACATTTACTTATAAGCAAACATCAGAACCTATCAACCCACATACATTGAGCACATCATGTTGCACTGGCAAATTCATGTAGGGGAATATCTGTGACAGTCTGATGGTACTGGGTTTAGATATTATAGACTAAAAAGCTATCAAGACATTTAATATTTGTGagttttatatacatacatagtgTTCCTAAGAAAGTACTCTGTGAGTCTAAGGTCCTAATGACGTTCCCGGCGTGGTCTTCTGCTAtgttagcccatccgcctcaacgtgttgtgcattctgagatgttattctgctctctataattgtacagagtggttatctgagtttctgtagcctttcagtcagctcgaaccagtctgaacATTCtccgttgaactctctcatcaacaaggtgtttccgtctgcaggactgccgctcactggatatatatatatatatatatatatatatatatatatgtatattttttttgtttttttttgcaccattctgaatCAACTCTTGAGACACTTGCatgttaaaatcccaggagatcagcagttacagaaatactcaaaccagcccgtctggcaccaacaatcatgccactgtcaaaatagctgagatcacattttccccattattagctgagatcacattttccccattctgatggttgaattATTGGTTGAATGGTTGAATAATTAATtatcattaactgaagctcctgacctgtatctgaatacCTTTActtattgcactgctgccacacgattagctgaatagataatcgcatgaataagtacagGTAATCAAAAATCtggtatctcaaaatattagaataaagaatttaaaacacag of Xyrauchen texanus isolate HMW12.3.18 chromosome 20, RBS_HiC_50CHRs, whole genome shotgun sequence contains these proteins:
- the LOC127660551 gene encoding solute carrier family 66 member 3-like, which produces MDGNMTLHFANFSTLFVCMVLKFPQIVVLMRAKATTGVSLNSLLLELTGFIVFMSYQMYYDYPPLTYLEYPILIAQDVVVLLLILYYNKNMKHSLIYAAVFVGGWQLLTVQKWVIDLAMSLCTFISAGSKLAQLQCMWRSKNSGQVSTLTWSLATYTCLTRIFTTMITTGDTQVLIRFVVMSILNMWVTVTVIHYKPRAVKRD